One segment of Acidianus sp. HS-5 DNA contains the following:
- a CDS encoding molybdopterin-dependent oxidoreductase has protein sequence MENEKAKHGLRLSRRDFLKISAITAAAAAAGYAASKNFVFDIFSPPVNDEQLQPGWEYSYAPNVCGFCSSTCDILVSVERKGQYVKAMEIDGNPLSPLNKGKVCARGRSGIFRTYNVDRIKTPLIRTGPKGTWSFKEATWEEALNYIQQKLQELNVKPWEIVLVGGAIPCANYKRQLIPFTLGTEVPNVIGTPMQSCMFSLQQPIGTVIGGFDLHATDIMDDMTYSQLIVVWGDNGFPAGIFVNRGVRFGEGIANGAYVIVIDPRVSEAASKANLWIPVKPGSDLVLALAIINYIIQNKYYDEYFVRYYTNAPFLAYEENGVIKLLEEDHEDGTVKAYYVYDEMSGTAVKVPPFTNSNQYTVDGKQIRPALSAPQLTINGKNVQTVFQFLAERVSNYTFDYAAQVCDVSVDTLNELAYKIATTKPMEIVTGLKGFWGDYAPQFRRAVGIIMALTGNIDIRGAWVYSGKYREGINEVIDAYNSSVSSGSSKPGILLQRPEILSKVPLLDLPGELLTMYSIIYAYNNPQFWTTGHPAVQYAYNQTLAQQNKKPAGAFAMFVDAGTYEAYKEKVQWNNEPYKIKAMISYAGTPFNFQWDQFKEILENIFYVDINIQPTEETLYADVILPDVTYLERDEDFRYDGPAMDYALRGRWQTIPRLFPNTANGLDLFVLFAYMLGKEAGDGYVEWMANSVSIDKEVFKQIIQEEMPKYQDYLIKNNGYPTWGSFTADAWREAKLSYLSKKLGIPSEKMNDILRNNGVFIINTVDEYFNNNQRIPWDLPAATPTGRIEIYSTVLYYYVIKNYGYDPIWDPLMAYVPPDWNYGYAREPGVYYPAEPPYNDPTFKPTPPELFFIEFKVPQFAYTSSTNNPVLMAIASDSYHTNILQMAWINTDTANQLGIKEGDWITIERWKLPNPNGETPKLVMRAHLTNLIRPDTIGVPEPYGQRNPALTYSTRAVPNAGNKPVDHLWPWSYNPLGGFRQAQQFTVYVRKATDEEIQEATALATVQTSDTLPSKQVITPDMQISSQNWNKYEQP, from the coding sequence ATGGAAAACGAAAAAGCAAAGCATGGACTAAGATTGTCCAGAAGGGACTTTCTTAAGATTTCTGCAATAACTGCTGCCGCAGCAGCTGCAGGTTATGCTGCATCGAAGAACTTTGTTTTTGACATTTTCTCTCCACCAGTGAACGATGAACAATTACAACCCGGTTGGGAATACTCTTATGCGCCTAATGTATGCGGATTTTGTTCATCAACGTGTGATATTTTAGTCTCAGTAGAGAGAAAAGGACAATACGTTAAAGCAATGGAAATAGATGGAAACCCCCTTTCTCCCCTTAATAAAGGAAAAGTTTGTGCTAGAGGTAGATCAGGGATTTTCAGAACGTATAATGTGGATAGAATAAAAACTCCATTAATAAGAACAGGACCTAAAGGAACTTGGTCTTTTAAAGAAGCTACATGGGAGGAAGCACTTAATTATATTCAACAAAAGCTTCAGGAATTGAACGTTAAACCTTGGGAAATAGTCCTGGTCGGTGGGGCAATACCATGTGCAAACTATAAAAGGCAACTTATTCCCTTCACTTTAGGAACTGAAGTACCTAATGTAATTGGAACACCTATGCAAAGCTGTATGTTTTCCCTACAGCAACCTATAGGGACAGTGATTGGAGGCTTTGATCTTCACGCTACAGATATAATGGACGACATGACTTATTCTCAACTCATAGTAGTATGGGGAGATAATGGATTTCCTGCAGGGATTTTTGTAAATAGAGGAGTTAGATTCGGTGAAGGAATAGCTAATGGTGCTTATGTAATAGTTATTGACCCTAGAGTTAGCGAAGCTGCTTCTAAAGCGAATTTATGGATACCGGTAAAACCTGGCTCCGACTTAGTTCTAGCGTTAGCAATAATCAATTACATAATTCAAAATAAATATTACGACGAGTACTTTGTACGTTATTATACTAATGCTCCTTTCTTAGCTTATGAGGAGAATGGAGTTATTAAGCTCTTAGAAGAAGATCATGAAGACGGCACAGTGAAGGCTTATTACGTTTATGACGAAATGTCTGGAACTGCAGTAAAAGTTCCTCCATTTACAAATTCTAATCAATATACTGTGGATGGAAAGCAAATAAGACCTGCATTATCCGCTCCACAGCTAACTATTAATGGCAAAAATGTCCAGACAGTATTTCAATTCTTAGCTGAGAGAGTTAGCAATTACACTTTTGATTATGCAGCACAAGTTTGCGACGTTTCAGTAGATACATTGAATGAATTAGCTTACAAGATAGCGACAACAAAACCTATGGAAATAGTTACTGGACTAAAAGGATTCTGGGGAGATTATGCACCTCAGTTTAGGAGAGCTGTAGGTATTATAATGGCACTAACTGGGAATATAGACATAAGGGGTGCTTGGGTTTATTCTGGCAAATATAGAGAAGGAATAAATGAAGTAATTGATGCATATAATTCTTCAGTATCTTCTGGAAGTTCAAAGCCGGGAATTTTGTTACAGAGACCTGAAATATTAAGTAAAGTTCCGTTATTGGATTTGCCTGGAGAGCTTCTTACAATGTATTCAATAATTTATGCATACAATAATCCTCAGTTTTGGACTACCGGGCATCCTGCAGTTCAATACGCATATAATCAAACTCTAGCTCAGCAAAACAAGAAGCCTGCTGGAGCTTTCGCAATGTTTGTAGACGCTGGAACTTATGAAGCGTACAAAGAAAAAGTCCAGTGGAATAATGAGCCATATAAGATAAAGGCAATGATTTCGTATGCAGGAACCCCATTTAACTTCCAATGGGATCAATTCAAAGAAATCCTTGAGAACATATTCTATGTTGATATAAATATTCAACCAACTGAAGAAACTTTATATGCAGATGTTATATTGCCAGACGTAACTTACCTAGAAAGAGATGAAGATTTTAGATACGATGGACCTGCAATGGATTATGCTTTAAGAGGTAGATGGCAGACAATACCAAGGTTATTCCCAAATACAGCAAATGGGCTTGATTTATTCGTTTTGTTCGCATACATGTTAGGTAAAGAAGCAGGAGACGGATATGTAGAATGGATGGCGAATTCTGTATCCATAGACAAAGAAGTTTTCAAGCAAATTATTCAGGAAGAAATGCCGAAATACCAAGATTATTTAATAAAGAATAACGGTTATCCTACATGGGGGAGCTTTACCGCAGATGCATGGAGAGAAGCAAAGTTATCATATTTATCTAAGAAACTTGGAATTCCGAGCGAAAAGATGAACGATATACTGAGAAATAATGGAGTATTCATAATAAACACAGTAGATGAATATTTCAACAATAATCAGAGAATTCCTTGGGATTTACCTGCAGCAACACCCACGGGCAGGATAGAGATATATTCAACGGTTCTTTATTATTATGTAATAAAGAATTACGGATATGACCCAATATGGGATCCATTAATGGCATACGTTCCTCCAGATTGGAACTACGGTTACGCTAGAGAACCTGGAGTATATTACCCTGCAGAACCACCATATAACGATCCTACATTTAAACCTACACCTCCAGAACTTTTCTTCATAGAGTTTAAAGTCCCACAATTTGCATATACATCAAGTACAAATAACCCAGTATTAATGGCAATAGCCTCAGATAGTTATCATACTAACATCTTACAAATGGCCTGGATAAACACTGATACTGCTAACCAACTAGGGATTAAAGAAGGAGATTGGATAACCATAGAAAGATGGAAGTTACCTAATCCAAATGGAGAGACTCCTAAGCTGGTTATGAGAGCACACTTGACTAATTTAATAAGACCGGACACGATAGGAGTGCCAGAACCTTACGGACAAAGAAATCCGGCATTAACTTACTCTACAAGGGCAGTACCTAATGCAGGAAACAAACCCGTAGATCACCTCTGGCCTTGGAGCTATAACCCACTGGGCGGATTTAGGCAAGCACAGCAATTTACTGTATATGTAAGGAAGGCAACGGATGAAGAAATACAAGAAGCAACAGCGCTTGCCACAGTGCAAACTTCAGATACATTACCTTCTAAACAAGTTATAACTCCAGATATGCAAATTAGTAGCCAAAATTGGAATAAATATGAACAGCCTTGA